A part of Rhipicephalus microplus isolate Deutch F79 chromosome 8, USDA_Rmic, whole genome shotgun sequence genomic DNA contains:
- the LOC119180891 gene encoding uncharacterized protein LOC119180891 — protein sequence MPTCCAVGCSSSIAKGDNLFVVPRGKNNEERRAVWLHRIGRKNFDCHRGRLCEKHFTMDQYEPAILAQTGIKKLKPNAVPSIFAHRPLPKERKPPRKRGNETVPAVSLDEPETSVGRAPDAEPVGSLFCELTAL from the exons ATGCCGACCTGCtgtgccgttggctgctccagcaGCATTGCAAAAGGCGACAACCTTTTTGTGGTTCCACGAGGGAAAAATAATGAGGAGCGGAGAGCGGTATGGCTGCATCGCATCGGCAGGAAAAACTTCGATTGCCACCGAGGGAGGCTTTGCGAG AAACACTTCACGATGGATCAGTATGAGCCAGCAATTCTGGCACAAACTGGGATCAAGAAACTCAAGCCAAATGCGGTTCCTTCTATATTTGCGCATCGGCCTCTTCCGAAAGAGCGCAAGCCACCCCGCAAAAGGGGGAATGAAACGGTTCCTG CTGTATCCTTGGATGAGCCAGAAACGTCAGTGGGGAGGGCCCCGGACGCTGAACCAGTGGGCAGTTTATTTTGTGAGTTGACTGCGCTGTGA